A genomic segment from Halogeometricum sp. S3BR5-2 encodes:
- a CDS encoding NAD(P)H-binding protein, whose protein sequence is MRVLVTGATGFVGSRLVPVLREAGHDVSVLVRDAESSDLPEGVGVVEGDLLEPRSYRVVEGESDGESEEEPGNRTLADVLSALDIEAAYYLVHSMQSGEDFEERDRRAARNFERAASKAGVGRVVYLGGLGEDQDRLSPHLKSRREVELILGQGDFDLTTLRAAIVIGDGSASFEVIRQLAGRLPVMVTPRWVDTECQPICVDDVVAYLVGVLDAPATAGRTFEIGGPDVLTYGEVLRRVGGHLGRRTKLFSVPVLTPRLSSYWVGFVTDVPPSVARPLIDGLKNPVVVRDDSIKEYVEVSLTPFDEAVERALGEAEGSVSERTVPAEDDGNGAGGETDEGTDAGDGPRADAAGGTDLESSANPTDR, encoded by the coding sequence ATGCGAGTTCTCGTGACCGGCGCGACCGGGTTCGTCGGCAGTCGTCTCGTCCCCGTGCTCCGGGAGGCCGGCCACGACGTGTCCGTCCTCGTCCGCGACGCCGAGTCGAGCGACCTGCCCGAGGGCGTCGGCGTCGTCGAGGGGGACCTGCTCGAACCGCGGAGCTACCGCGTCGTCGAAGGCGAGTCGGACGGCGAGTCGGAAGAGGAACCGGGCAACCGGACGCTCGCGGACGTGCTCTCGGCGCTGGACATCGAGGCCGCCTACTACCTCGTCCACTCGATGCAGTCCGGCGAGGACTTCGAGGAACGGGACCGGCGGGCCGCGCGGAACTTCGAGCGGGCGGCGTCGAAGGCGGGGGTCGGACGCGTCGTCTACCTCGGCGGCCTCGGCGAGGACCAAGACCGCCTGTCGCCGCACCTGAAGTCGCGCCGGGAGGTCGAACTCATCCTCGGGCAGGGCGACTTCGACCTGACGACGCTGCGGGCGGCCATCGTCATCGGCGACGGCAGCGCGAGTTTCGAGGTGATACGGCAACTCGCGGGTCGCCTGCCGGTGATGGTGACGCCGCGGTGGGTCGACACGGAGTGTCAGCCCATCTGCGTCGACGACGTGGTGGCGTACCTCGTCGGCGTCCTCGACGCGCCGGCGACGGCCGGCCGAACGTTCGAAATCGGCGGCCCCGACGTGCTGACCTACGGCGAGGTGCTGAGGCGCGTCGGCGGCCACCTCGGCCGGCGGACGAAACTGTTCTCCGTGCCGGTGCTGACGCCGCGACTCTCCTCGTACTGGGTCGGCTTCGTCACCGACGTGCCGCCCTCCGTGGCCAGACCGCTGATAGACGGGCTGAAGAACCCCGTCGTCGTCCGCGACGACAGCATCAAGGAGTACGTCGAGGTGTCGCTGACGCCGTTCGACGAGGCCGTCGAACGCGCCCTCGGCGAGGCGGAGGGGTCGGTGAGCGAGCGGACGGTCCCGGCGGAGGACGACGGGAACGGCGCCGGCGGCGAGACGGACGAGGGCACCGACGCCGGCGACGGACCGAGGGCGGACGCGGCGGGGGGGACCGACCTCGAATCGAGCGCGAACCCGACGGACCGCTGA
- a CDS encoding DUF7530 family protein → MSRAPRDVRVSRTQFGETWVYESIVGALPGIDLTDGEAIALQLGLFEVFVVFFAWAYDLWQAVVPGTIAVGVAAVGSVVMLRMGRTTRETNLPDAYTRLLFGSSIEVVLGVLAFVALVTHLFVYDPLQGQTTLLESVFGRQPPVVVVYLTLLVLWDLCYRIGTSWWAAIVSVWGSWRYTVDPATARTLRIADGWNVVFGVAQVALVPFILDQPVMLLAVGGHVVAVTVVSTVAAVTLDVDENS, encoded by the coding sequence ATGTCGCGCGCACCGCGCGACGTGCGGGTGTCGCGGACGCAGTTCGGGGAGACGTGGGTGTACGAGAGCATCGTCGGCGCCCTCCCCGGTATCGACCTGACCGACGGGGAGGCCATCGCCCTCCAACTGGGACTGTTCGAGGTGTTCGTCGTCTTCTTCGCGTGGGCGTACGACCTCTGGCAGGCCGTCGTACCGGGGACCATCGCCGTCGGCGTCGCCGCCGTCGGCAGCGTCGTGATGCTCCGGATGGGCCGGACGACGCGGGAGACGAACCTCCCCGACGCGTACACGCGCCTGCTGTTCGGGTCGAGCATCGAAGTCGTCCTCGGCGTCCTCGCGTTCGTCGCCCTCGTCACGCACCTGTTCGTCTACGACCCGTTGCAGGGACAGACGACGCTTTTGGAGTCGGTGTTCGGGCGCCAACCGCCCGTCGTCGTCGTCTACCTCACGCTGCTGGTTCTCTGGGACCTCTGCTACCGAATCGGCACCTCGTGGTGGGCGGCCATCGTCTCGGTGTGGGGGTCGTGGCGCTACACCGTCGACCCCGCGACGGCGCGGACGCTCCGCATCGCGGACGGGTGGAACGTCGTGTTCGGCGTCGCGCAGGTGGCGCTGGTGCCGTTCATCCTCGACCAACCGGTGATGCTCCTGGCCGTCGGCGGTCACGTCGTCGCGGTCACCGTCGTCTCGACGGTGGCGGCGGTGACCCTCGACGTGGACGAGAACTCCTAG
- a CDS encoding DUF5786 family protein encodes MSMGAYDDDEHERRERKNGSVDADFDDDRRVYRGEMTYDAGDSAEDLLDQFREMQERST; translated from the coding sequence ATGTCGATGGGTGCCTACGACGACGACGAGCACGAGCGCCGAGAGCGGAAGAACGGGTCGGTCGACGCCGACTTCGACGACGACCGGCGGGTGTACCGCGGGGAGATGACCTACGACGCGGGCGACTCCGCGGAGGACCTCCTCGACCAGTTCCGCGAGATGCAGGAGCGGTCGACGTAG
- a CDS encoding DUF5784 family protein, with amino-acid sequence MARPLRFRYAPGRWDEARVRRQLYDDLDSNLGAAMKSPWFKPPNGFEAVRFEMDNGDVALFCWDGEDAYWMGNTETPEALWRTDKKGFEEVPHEVKRWVTRELTAQLHEESPWLKPYPHLSWFFLPVFLSKDGRETTRSFFDDHAAGFPDATRDEALGFYEEFLATGVLDDYREVMAGKLGTSEYLDLTRMTASMGEFNAGKFLVDMGYDIVPEIDVTTGHAIDYRATKGGEGTLVEVTRPLPTSKRSAGTPVAAVRDTAETKSGGQLQEHGGGVVLFVDCSSFPDDEWRAVRDEKPEVHHRPAVVFRVRPDGRFDGYTKGRVPLDVPF; translated from the coding sequence GTGGCACGTCCCCTGCGATTTCGCTACGCGCCGGGACGGTGGGACGAGGCCCGCGTCCGGCGACAGTTATACGACGACCTCGATTCGAACCTCGGAGCGGCGATGAAGTCGCCGTGGTTCAAACCGCCGAACGGTTTCGAAGCCGTGCGGTTCGAGATGGACAACGGCGACGTCGCCCTGTTCTGCTGGGACGGCGAAGACGCCTACTGGATGGGCAACACGGAGACGCCCGAGGCCCTCTGGCGGACGGACAAGAAGGGCTTCGAGGAGGTTCCGCACGAGGTGAAGCGATGGGTGACGCGCGAACTGACCGCGCAACTGCACGAGGAGTCGCCGTGGCTGAAACCGTACCCGCACCTCTCGTGGTTCTTCCTCCCGGTCTTCCTCTCGAAGGACGGCCGGGAGACGACCCGGTCGTTCTTCGACGACCACGCCGCCGGGTTCCCCGACGCCACCCGCGACGAAGCGCTCGGATTCTACGAGGAGTTCCTCGCGACGGGCGTCCTCGACGACTACCGCGAGGTGATGGCGGGGAAACTCGGCACCTCCGAGTACCTCGACCTGACGCGGATGACCGCCTCCATGGGCGAGTTCAACGCCGGGAAGTTCCTCGTCGACATGGGGTACGACATCGTCCCGGAGATAGACGTCACCACGGGTCACGCCATCGACTACCGCGCGACGAAGGGCGGCGAGGGAACGCTCGTCGAGGTGACGCGACCGCTCCCGACGAGCAAGCGAAGCGCGGGAACGCCGGTGGCCGCCGTCCGCGACACCGCCGAGACGAAGTCCGGCGGGCAGTTGCAGGAGCACGGCGGCGGCGTCGTCCTGTTCGTCGACTGCTCGTCGTTCCCGGACGACGAGTGGCGCGCGGTGCGCGACGAGAAACCGGAGGTCCACCACCGACCGGCGGTGGTGTTCCGGGTTCGGCCCGACGGTAGATTCGACGGCTACACCAAGGGACGCGTTCCCCTCGACGTGCCGTTCTGA
- a CDS encoding DUF5789 family protein — MRLNRTGDLIDAHEYPATTEELIEAYGDQTIDHPNGSEQVGDVFARAGSETYTCPDDARHALLSALGHEAVGRRYYSDRDVSTFGEDGPEQVSF, encoded by the coding sequence ATGCGCCTGAACCGCACCGGCGACCTGATCGACGCCCACGAGTACCCCGCGACCACCGAAGAACTCATCGAGGCCTACGGCGACCAGACCATCGACCACCCCAACGGCAGCGAACAGGTCGGAGACGTGTTCGCTCGCGCCGGGTCCGAGACGTACACCTGCCCGGACGACGCCCGCCACGCCCTCCTCTCCGCCCTCGGACACGAGGCCGTCGGTCGCCGCTACTACAGCGACCGCGACGTTTCCACGTTCGGCGAGGACGGTCCCGAACAGGTCTCCTTCTAA
- a CDS encoding PHP domain-containing protein, producing MIRARNGDGGEGDGETPAADLHLHTTASDGVLTVPEVPAAAAAGGVDVVAVTDHDRIHPDLDAPVTERDGVTLIRGVELRVEASDQRVDLLGYGVRDTPGIREMTERIQRDRKERGRKIVERVESRLGVSLDVELREGVGRPNIARAVEESDAPYDYAGAFEHLIGNDGPCYVERYVPTFEAGVGALRDACAVVGLAHPFRYPDPESALERAAELDAVERFYPYGGAAADREDAGLVERLAAEHDLLLTGGSDAHDETLGVAGPPRDAFEAFAARVPSV from the coding sequence GTGATTCGAGCGCGGAACGGCGACGGCGGCGAGGGCGACGGCGAGACGCCCGCGGCGGACCTCCACCTCCACACGACGGCGTCCGACGGGGTGCTGACGGTCCCGGAGGTGCCGGCGGCCGCGGCCGCGGGGGGCGTCGACGTCGTCGCGGTGACGGACCACGACCGGATTCACCCGGACCTCGATGCGCCCGTCACCGAACGCGACGGGGTGACGCTGATACGCGGCGTCGAACTCCGCGTCGAGGCGTCCGACCAGCGGGTGGACCTCCTCGGGTACGGCGTCCGCGACACGCCCGGCATCCGCGAGATGACGGAGCGAATCCAGCGCGACCGGAAGGAACGCGGACGGAAGATAGTCGAACGCGTCGAGTCGCGCCTCGGCGTGAGCCTCGACGTCGAACTCCGCGAGGGCGTCGGGCGCCCGAACATCGCGCGCGCAGTCGAGGAGAGCGACGCGCCGTACGACTACGCGGGCGCCTTCGAACATCTCATCGGAAACGACGGCCCCTGCTACGTCGAGCGATACGTCCCGACGTTCGAGGCGGGGGTGGGGGCCCTCCGGGACGCCTGCGCGGTGGTCGGACTCGCCCACCCGTTCCGCTATCCGGACCCCGAGTCGGCGCTCGAACGCGCCGCCGAACTGGACGCCGTCGAGCGGTTCTATCCCTACGGCGGCGCGGCCGCCGACCGGGAGGACGCGGGCCTCGTCGAACGCCTCGCCGCCGAGCACGACTTGCTCCTCACGGGCGGGAGCGACGCGCACGACGAGACTCTCGGGGTCGCCGGCCCGCCGCGGGACGCCTTCGAGGCGTTCGCCGCGCGCGTTCCCAGCGTCTGA
- a CDS encoding DUF6757 family protein, translating into MKCHYCDRKAAYAAEKDGIKVGLCERHFRERVEELADSDELAALREQIDIDRTE; encoded by the coding sequence ATGAAGTGCCACTACTGCGACCGAAAAGCCGCGTACGCCGCCGAGAAAGACGGGATCAAGGTGGGCCTCTGCGAACGGCACTTCCGAGAGCGCGTCGAGGAACTCGCCGACTCCGACGAACTCGCCGCCCTGCGGGAGCAGATCGATATCGATCGAACGGAGTGA
- a CDS encoding DedA family protein: protein MQALQVAQMPAELKALLNSEWAYVVLFGVFVLEGAMLMYFMPSELVVPAALVLLGTDAAVPVIGVAVLGATIGQYALFKVAQRGGREYLLQKRWFKISESKLDRFDGWFDRWGPVVVPVSNSLLFTRGMLTVPAGFAEMDDRKFVALSAVGTLSFEVILASLYLYFDTLL from the coding sequence ATGCAGGCCCTCCAAGTGGCGCAGATGCCCGCGGAACTGAAGGCGCTGTTGAACTCCGAGTGGGCCTACGTCGTCCTCTTCGGCGTGTTCGTGCTGGAGGGGGCGATGCTGATGTACTTCATGCCGAGCGAACTCGTCGTCCCGGCGGCCCTCGTCCTCCTCGGCACCGACGCCGCCGTCCCGGTCATCGGCGTGGCCGTCCTCGGGGCGACCATCGGCCAGTACGCGTTGTTCAAAGTCGCCCAACGCGGCGGGCGCGAGTACCTCCTCCAGAAGCGCTGGTTCAAGATCAGCGAGTCGAAACTCGACCGCTTCGACGGCTGGTTCGACCGCTGGGGTCCGGTCGTCGTCCCCGTGAGCAACTCGCTGCTGTTCACGCGCGGGATGCTCACCGTCCCCGCCGGGTTCGCCGAGATGGACGACCGGAAGTTCGTCGCCCTCTCGGCGGTCGGAACGCTGTCGTTCGAGGTCATCCTCGCTAGTCTCTACCTGTACTTCGATACGCTGCTGTAA
- the hemB gene encoding porphobilinogen synthase, with the protein MNLTDRPRRLRADGIRSLVSETDLSASDLIAPVFVDATTEERVPIETMPGHERVPVSEAVERVEEVLETGVEAVMLFGIPESKDERGTRAWAEDGVVQEATRRVTEATDAYVVTDVCLCEYTSHGHCGVLEENAETDPTLTVKNDETLDLLSKTAVSHAEAGADMVAPSSMTDGMVGAIREGLDGAGYDGVPIMSYAAKYESAFYGPFRDAADGAPAFGDRRHYQMDPANAREAMREVAADVEQGADVLMVKPALAYLDIVRAVREEFDHPVAAYNVSGEYAMLHAAADKGWLDLEESAAESLLAMKRAGADLILTYFAEDVAASL; encoded by the coding sequence ATGAACCTCACCGACCGGCCGCGACGTCTCCGGGCCGACGGCATCCGGTCGCTCGTCAGCGAGACGGACCTCTCGGCCTCCGACCTCATCGCCCCCGTCTTCGTCGACGCGACGACCGAGGAGCGAGTGCCCATCGAGACGATGCCGGGGCACGAACGCGTCCCCGTCTCCGAGGCCGTCGAACGCGTCGAGGAGGTGCTCGAAACCGGCGTCGAGGCGGTGATGCTGTTCGGCATCCCCGAATCGAAGGACGAACGCGGGACGCGGGCGTGGGCCGAGGACGGGGTCGTCCAGGAGGCGACGCGTCGGGTGACGGAGGCGACGGACGCCTACGTCGTCACCGACGTCTGCCTCTGCGAGTACACGAGTCACGGGCACTGTGGGGTCTTAGAGGAGAACGCCGAGACGGACCCGACGCTGACGGTGAAGAACGACGAGACGCTGGACCTGCTCTCGAAGACGGCCGTCTCGCACGCCGAGGCGGGCGCCGACATGGTCGCGCCGAGTTCGATGACCGACGGGATGGTCGGCGCCATCCGCGAGGGACTCGACGGCGCCGGGTACGACGGCGTGCCCATCATGTCCTACGCGGCGAAGTACGAGAGCGCCTTCTACGGGCCGTTCCGCGACGCCGCCGACGGCGCCCCGGCGTTCGGCGACCGGCGACACTACCAGATGGACCCCGCGAACGCCCGCGAGGCGATGCGCGAGGTGGCCGCCGACGTCGAACAGGGAGCGGACGTGCTGATGGTGAAACCCGCCCTCGCCTACCTCGACATCGTGCGCGCGGTGCGCGAGGAGTTCGACCACCCCGTCGCCGCCTACAACGTCTCCGGGGAATACGCGATGCTCCACGCCGCCGCGGACAAGGGCTGGTTGGACCTCGAAGAGTCGGCCGCCGAGTCGCTCCTGGCGATGAAGCGCGCCGGCGCCGACCTGATTCTCACCTACTTCGCCGAGGACGTGGCGGCCTCGCTCTGA
- a CDS encoding ammonium transporter gives MSFPLQADATAIASGVNTVWVLVVTFLIFFMQPGFALLEAGQVRAKNVGNVLMKNMNDWILGTLTYFVVGAAVATIIGGLTSSGTFDVASAFAYINSPGDWVGWLFGAVFAMTAATIVSGAVAERMEFRAYVLFTIVMTAIIYPVVVGFTWSGGLLSSGGFLGSALGAGYLDFAGATVVHMCGGVAGLVAAKMVGARKGRYDSNGESQPIPGHSMLLAVLGTFILAFGWYGFNVGTQATILAVGDDGSLTFMGEALGRVALVTTLGMSAGGATAMVMSSYYQGKPDPLWTANGLLAGLVAVTGAVPHVTWWGGAILGGLGGFLVLPAFRYTVDTLKVDDVCGVFAVHGVAGAVGTALIPVFAVGGFAVNQLVLQVLGVVVIAAWTALASGAVLYAIKLTVGLRVTEGEEAEGLDLGEHGVSVYPEFVAEGESPMADGGSSARTDGGESVSGGEER, from the coding sequence ATGAGTTTCCCCTTACAGGCCGACGCCACGGCGATCGCCTCCGGCGTCAACACCGTCTGGGTGCTGGTCGTGACGTTCCTCATCTTCTTCATGCAACCGGGCTTCGCCCTCCTTGAGGCGGGGCAGGTCCGCGCGAAGAACGTGGGGAACGTTCTGATGAAGAACATGAACGACTGGATACTCGGCACGCTGACGTACTTCGTCGTCGGTGCGGCCGTGGCGACGATAATCGGCGGGCTCACCTCGTCGGGAACGTTCGACGTCGCGAGCGCGTTCGCGTACATCAACAGCCCCGGCGACTGGGTCGGCTGGCTGTTCGGAGCCGTCTTCGCCATGACCGCCGCGACCATCGTCTCCGGCGCCGTGGCGGAGCGCATGGAGTTCCGCGCGTACGTGCTGTTCACCATCGTGATGACGGCGATAATCTACCCCGTCGTCGTCGGCTTCACGTGGAGCGGCGGGCTCCTCTCGTCCGGCGGGTTCCTCGGAAGCGCGCTGGGCGCCGGCTACCTCGACTTCGCGGGCGCGACGGTCGTCCACATGTGCGGTGGGGTGGCGGGTCTCGTCGCGGCGAAGATGGTGGGGGCGCGGAAGGGTCGCTACGACAGTAACGGCGAGAGCCAGCCCATCCCGGGCCACTCGATGCTGCTCGCCGTTCTCGGGACGTTCATCCTCGCGTTCGGCTGGTACGGCTTCAACGTCGGCACGCAGGCGACCATCCTCGCCGTCGGCGACGACGGGAGCCTGACGTTCATGGGCGAGGCGCTCGGCCGCGTCGCCCTCGTCACCACCCTCGGCATGAGCGCCGGCGGCGCCACGGCGATGGTGATGTCCTCGTACTACCAGGGTAAGCCCGACCCGCTCTGGACCGCGAACGGGCTGCTGGCGGGGCTCGTGGCCGTTACCGGTGCGGTCCCCCACGTCACGTGGTGGGGCGGCGCCATCCTCGGCGGCCTCGGCGGCTTCCTCGTCCTGCCCGCGTTCCGCTACACCGTCGACACGCTGAAAGTCGACGACGTCTGCGGCGTCTTCGCGGTGCACGGCGTCGCCGGCGCGGTGGGCACGGCGCTCATCCCCGTCTTCGCCGTCGGCGGCTTCGCGGTGAATCAACTCGTCCTGCAGGTGCTCGGCGTCGTCGTCATCGCGGCGTGGACCGCGCTCGCCTCGGGCGCCGTTCTCTACGCCATCAAACTGACCGTCGGACTGCGCGTCACGGAGGGCGAGGAGGCCGAGGGGCTGGACCTCGGCGAACACGGCGTCTCGGTGTACCCCGAGTTCGTCGCGGAGGGCGAGAGCCCGATGGCCGACGGGGGCTCCTCCGCGCGGACCGACGGCGGCGAGAGCGTCTCGGGCGGTGAGGAGCGATGA
- a CDS encoding P-II family nitrogen regulator, with translation MSANDGEIKMVVAVIRPDKLADVKRGLAEVGAPSLTVTNVSGRGSQPAKKGQWRGEEYTVDLHQKVKVECVVADIPADDVVEAIRDAAHTGEPGDGKVFVMPVDSAVQVRTGKDGLDAV, from the coding sequence ATGAGCGCGAACGACGGAGAGATCAAGATGGTGGTGGCGGTCATCCGACCCGACAAACTCGCGGACGTCAAGCGCGGGCTGGCGGAGGTCGGTGCGCCGTCGCTGACGGTGACGAACGTCTCCGGTCGCGGCTCTCAGCCCGCGAAGAAGGGTCAGTGGCGCGGCGAGGAGTACACGGTCGACCTCCACCAGAAGGTGAAAGTGGAGTGCGTCGTCGCCGACATCCCGGCCGACGACGTCGTCGAGGCCATCCGGGACGCCGCCCACACGGGCGAACCCGGCGACGGGAAGGTGTTCGTCATGCCCGTCGACAGCGCCGTCCAGGTCCGGACCGGCAAGGACGGACTGGACGCGGTGTGA
- a CDS encoding ammonium transporter, with amino-acid sequence MVWVLTVTFLIFFMHAGFAMLEAGQVRSKNVANQLTKNLLTWSVGVTVYFLLGAALSTIVGGVTGGGGADVLGAFTDLYMPAEGAAGAWVNWLFGAVFAMTAATIVSGAVAGRAKLRAYITYTILLAGVIYPVVVGFTWAGGFLANLGFHDFAGGVIVHAMGGIAGLTAAWIIGPRMDRYNDDGSVNVIPGHSMTFAVLGTLILAFGWYGFNVGTAASPLAYSEADGVTLGSFAIVGRVALVTTLGMAAGAIGAGGLSMIKTGKVDTLYVANGVLAGLVAITSIADAIVWPGAIAVGLVGGAQLPIVFEFIEKRLKIDDVCAVFPVHGSAGVLGALLYPVFATDLWAGNAGFVELLVPQVVGVAVIAAWTFAATAAVFGAFRAAGETRVSREHELEGLDSSEHGVDTYPEFGGPDEAVRVDGGVRMDGGSYGVENTTTDDGDS; translated from the coding sequence ATGGTGTGGGTCCTCACCGTCACCTTCCTCATCTTCTTCATGCACGCCGGCTTCGCCATGCTGGAGGCGGGGCAGGTCCGCTCGAAGAACGTGGCCAACCAGTTGACGAAGAACCTCCTGACGTGGTCCGTCGGGGTGACGGTCTACTTCCTCCTCGGGGCCGCCCTCTCCACCATCGTCGGGGGCGTTACCGGGGGCGGCGGCGCCGACGTCCTCGGCGCGTTCACCGACCTCTACATGCCCGCGGAGGGCGCGGCGGGGGCGTGGGTGAACTGGCTCTTCGGGGCCGTGTTCGCCATGACCGCCGCGACCATCGTCTCCGGCGCCGTCGCCGGCCGCGCGAAACTCCGCGCGTACATCACCTACACGATTCTGCTCGCCGGGGTCATCTACCCCGTCGTCGTCGGCTTCACCTGGGCCGGCGGCTTCCTCGCGAACCTCGGCTTCCACGACTTCGCCGGCGGCGTCATCGTCCACGCGATGGGCGGTATCGCCGGTCTCACGGCCGCGTGGATTATCGGCCCGCGGATGGACCGCTACAACGACGACGGCTCCGTGAACGTCATCCCCGGCCACTCGATGACGTTCGCCGTCCTCGGAACGCTCATCCTCGCGTTCGGCTGGTACGGCTTCAACGTCGGCACCGCCGCCTCGCCGCTGGCGTACTCCGAGGCCGACGGCGTCACGCTGGGGTCGTTCGCCATCGTCGGCCGCGTCGCCCTCGTCACCACCCTCGGCATGGCCGCGGGCGCCATCGGCGCGGGCGGCCTCTCGATGATCAAGACCGGGAAGGTCGACACGCTGTACGTCGCCAACGGCGTCCTCGCCGGCCTCGTCGCCATCACGTCCATCGCGGACGCCATCGTCTGGCCGGGCGCCATCGCCGTCGGCCTCGTCGGCGGCGCGCAACTGCCCATCGTCTTCGAGTTCATCGAGAAGCGGCTGAAGATAGACGACGTCTGCGCCGTCTTCCCGGTGCACGGCTCCGCGGGCGTCCTCGGGGCGCTGTTGTACCCCGTCTTCGCCACCGACCTCTGGGCCGGGAACGCCGGCTTCGTCGAACTGCTCGTCCCGCAGGTGGTCGGCGTCGCCGTCATCGCGGCGTGGACGTTCGCGGCCACCGCCGCCGTCTTCGGCGCGTTCCGCGCCGCGGGCGAGACGCGCGTCAGCCGCGAGCACGAACTCGAAGGGCTCGACTCCTCGGAACACGGCGTCGACACCTACCCCGAGTTCGGCGGCCCCGACGAGGCCGTCCGCGTGGACGGCGGCGTCCGGATGGACGGAGGAAGTTACGGTGTGGAAAATACTACCACGGATGACGGAGACAGCTGA
- a CDS encoding P-II family nitrogen regulator, with amino-acid sequence MSEELPNDGEIKMVTAIVRPDKLSDVKRSLAEAGAPSLTVTNVSGRGSQPAKKGQWRGEEYTVDLHQKVKIECVVADIPADDVVEAIADGAHTGEPGDGKVFVTPVDSAVQIRTGKTGRDAV; translated from the coding sequence ATGAGCGAAGAACTGCCGAACGACGGAGAGATCAAGATGGTGACCGCTATCGTCCGACCGGACAAGCTCTCGGACGTGAAACGCTCGCTGGCGGAGGCCGGCGCGCCGTCGCTGACGGTGACGAACGTCTCCGGCCGCGGCTCTCAGCCCGCGAAGAAGGGGCAGTGGCGCGGCGAGGAGTACACGGTCGACCTTCACCAGAAAGTCAAGATAGAGTGCGTCGTCGCCGACATCCCGGCCGACGACGTCGTCGAGGCCATCGCGGACGGGGCGCACACGGGCGAACCCGGCGACGGGAAGGTGTTCGTCACCCCCGTCGACAGCGCCGTGCAGATTCGGACCGGAAAGACCGGCCGCGACGCGGTGTAG
- a CDS encoding CPBP family intramembrane glutamic endopeptidase, protein MDLTPVTAVGLVVALVGFESLHRLRERFGWTGGTLSDHVWKWVVPAIILLVVAAEGKTPASIGWHVESVPVLVWQVGVGLAAMLGTNLLLAPLWARVGDGGESLAEGIGSFAALSVPERLFVAATAGVTEEIPYHGYAVERLAALTGSVPFAGVVAFVAFTLGHLGDTWDRQAVLRIAQPALVTTLLYLWFRSLPVLIAVHALNDAIGLLVADRYAPDPDEEDEETPAVVRWLE, encoded by the coding sequence GTGGACCTCACGCCGGTCACCGCGGTCGGACTCGTCGTCGCACTCGTCGGCTTCGAGTCGCTACACCGACTGCGCGAGCGGTTCGGGTGGACCGGCGGCACGCTCTCGGACCACGTCTGGAAGTGGGTCGTGCCCGCGATTATCCTCCTCGTCGTCGCCGCCGAGGGGAAGACGCCGGCCTCCATCGGGTGGCACGTCGAGTCGGTGCCCGTCCTCGTCTGGCAGGTCGGCGTCGGCCTCGCGGCGATGCTCGGGACGAACCTCCTCCTCGCGCCCCTCTGGGCCCGCGTCGGCGACGGCGGCGAGAGCCTCGCGGAGGGAATCGGTTCGTTCGCGGCGCTGTCGGTGCCCGAGCGCCTGTTCGTCGCGGCGACGGCGGGCGTCACGGAGGAGATTCCGTACCACGGCTACGCCGTCGAGCGACTCGCCGCCCTGACCGGGAGCGTCCCGTTCGCGGGCGTCGTCGCCTTCGTCGCCTTCACCCTCGGACACCTCGGCGACACGTGGGACCGGCAGGCCGTCCTCCGCATCGCCCAACCGGCGCTGGTGACGACGCTCCTCTACCTCTGGTTCCGGTCGCTGCCGGTTCTCATCGCCGTCCACGCGCTGAACGACGCCATCGGACTGCTCGTCGCGGACCGCTACGCGCCCGACCCCGACGAAGAGGACGAGGAGACGCCGGCGGTCGTTCGATGGTTGGAGTGA